Proteins from a single region of Catenulispora acidiphila DSM 44928:
- a CDS encoding ABC transporter permease codes for MQTTDTDHEGTPVSIHAEHRTAAASAEGLLNRPPTPGQRVHAVLHRQPALSPAIVLLLAGVTFALLNDRFYRLENLSLVAQQVAVVGSLAAGQTLIILTAGIDLSVGAVMVLSSLVMAKLVSDQGVPGVVALLVGACVAVAAQAVNGLLVTKIKLPPFIVTLGTLSIFTAATLIYAKGQTIALHPDAFLLWSAKPVSIGSLHLTTGVLMMAVLYAVISFALRYTSWGRHLYATGGDPEAARLAGISVNRVLLSAYMVAGIAIAVAAWILVGRVGGGDPNSGLNANLESITAVVIGGTSLFGGRGVVLGSLIGAFIVQVFDNGLALAGFDPNYQVLAVGVLVIAAVSVDQWIRSVKA; via the coding sequence ATGCAGACCACAGACACAGATCACGAAGGGACCCCCGTGTCCATCCACGCGGAACACCGCACCGCCGCGGCCTCGGCGGAAGGCCTGCTCAACCGGCCGCCCACGCCGGGCCAGCGCGTGCACGCCGTCCTGCACCGCCAGCCGGCGCTGAGCCCGGCCATCGTCCTGCTCTTGGCCGGCGTCACGTTCGCGTTGCTCAACGACCGCTTCTACCGGCTGGAGAATCTCTCCCTCGTCGCCCAGCAGGTCGCGGTCGTCGGGTCGCTCGCCGCCGGTCAGACCCTGATCATCCTCACCGCCGGCATCGACCTGTCGGTCGGCGCGGTGATGGTGCTCTCCTCGCTGGTCATGGCGAAGCTGGTCTCCGACCAAGGCGTGCCCGGCGTGGTGGCGCTGCTCGTCGGCGCCTGTGTCGCCGTCGCGGCGCAGGCTGTCAACGGTCTGCTGGTGACCAAGATCAAGCTTCCGCCGTTCATCGTGACCCTCGGCACGCTGAGCATCTTCACCGCGGCGACGCTGATCTACGCCAAGGGCCAGACGATCGCCCTGCACCCGGACGCCTTCCTGCTCTGGAGCGCGAAGCCGGTCTCCATCGGGTCGCTGCACCTGACCACCGGCGTCCTGATGATGGCCGTGCTGTACGCGGTGATCTCCTTCGCGCTGCGCTACACCAGTTGGGGACGGCATCTGTACGCCACCGGCGGCGATCCGGAAGCCGCGCGCCTGGCGGGCATCTCGGTGAACCGGGTGCTGCTCAGCGCCTACATGGTCGCCGGCATCGCGATCGCGGTGGCCGCGTGGATCCTGGTCGGCCGGGTCGGCGGCGGCGATCCCAACAGCGGTTTGAACGCCAACCTGGAGTCCATCACCGCGGTCGTCATCGGCGGCACGAGCCTGTTCGGCGGACGCGGGGTCGTCCTGGGCTCGCTGATCGGCGCGTTCATCGTCCAGGTCTTCGACAACGGTCTGGCGCTGGCCGGATTCGACCCGAACTACCAAGTCCTCGCAGTCGGCGTCCTGGTGATCGCCGCTGTGTCCGTCGACCAGTGGATCCGGAGCGTGAAAGCATGA
- a CDS encoding ATP-binding cassette domain-containing protein, whose protein sequence is MTTPVLQAKGLVKVFGRVVGLDSVDLTLHAGEVLAVIGDNGAGKSTLIKCLSGALVPDEGSILVDGAEVQFKRPQDARDAGIETVYQTLAVAPALDIASNLFLAREIRRKGPLGSILRMLDTGEMKRQAADHVKRLGISTLQNINQAVETLSGGQRQAVAVARAGAFGGKVVILDEPTAALGVRETGQVLKLVRDLRDQGLGVILISHNMPNVFEVADRIHIQRLGASAGVITPATHSMEDAVAIMTGARTLDSTAH, encoded by the coding sequence ATGACCACCCCTGTGCTCCAGGCCAAAGGCCTGGTCAAAGTCTTCGGACGGGTCGTCGGCCTGGATTCGGTCGACCTGACCCTGCACGCCGGCGAGGTCCTGGCGGTCATCGGCGACAACGGCGCCGGCAAGTCCACCCTGATCAAATGCCTGTCCGGAGCCTTGGTCCCGGACGAGGGCAGCATCCTCGTCGACGGCGCCGAGGTCCAGTTCAAGCGGCCGCAGGACGCGCGCGACGCCGGCATCGAGACGGTGTACCAGACCCTCGCCGTCGCCCCGGCGCTGGACATCGCCAGCAATCTCTTCCTCGCGCGGGAGATCCGCCGCAAGGGACCGCTGGGCTCGATCCTGCGGATGCTCGACACCGGGGAGATGAAGCGGCAGGCCGCCGACCACGTCAAGCGCCTGGGTATCAGCACCCTGCAGAACATCAACCAGGCGGTGGAGACCCTGTCCGGCGGCCAGCGCCAAGCCGTGGCGGTCGCCCGCGCGGGGGCGTTCGGCGGCAAGGTCGTCATCCTCGACGAGCCGACCGCCGCACTCGGGGTGCGCGAGACCGGGCAGGTGCTCAAACTCGTCCGGGACCTGCGCGACCAAGGGCTGGGCGTCATCCTGATCAGCCACAACATGCCCAACGTCTTCGAGGTCGCCGACCGGATCCACATCCAGCGGCTCGGCGCGTCCGCGGGCGTCATCACGCCGGCGACGCACTCGATGGAGGACGCCGTGGCCATCATGACCGGCGCTCGAACACTCGACTCGACGGCTCACTGA
- a CDS encoding ABC transporter substrate-binding protein, translated as MNCYQRNIYEALDNLRCKRLHCRHCVAVHQHAYDTGDMEGDHVFRSACLLAAAVAATTLMTACSNGSGGPGGSDDSGQTGAAAATLTGDCAQYQAYAGHAGKKVTMFASIISPESDSLQQSWKQFEDCTGITIQYEGSNDFESQLPVRVSGGNAPDLAVIPQPGLLAQMVASGQVAKPSAGTQANVDKYWNKSWKTYGTVDGTFYAAPMSANMKSLVWYSPKAFAAAGYQIPTTWEAMVALSNQVAASGKKPWCAGIGSGTATGWPATDWLEEVVLRKYGGAVYDQWVSHQITFSDPRIEDAMNTVAGWMQNPAWVNGGYGDAKTIASTSFQDAGKPILTGQCLMMQQASFYEPQWPKGTKVGPDGDVFAFYLPGISASVPTPVEGGGEFVTAFSSRPEVRAVQEYLSTPGWATSRIKVAPGWVSANTGVDPAVYTDPIDALSAKYLTDPKATFRFDASDMMPAAAGSGAEWTAMTAWFGEGKSVAQTAKAIDDAWPR; from the coding sequence TTGAATTGTTACCAGCGCAATATCTATGAAGCACTGGACAATCTCCGATGCAAGCGCTTGCATTGCCGTCACTGCGTCGCGGTTCACCAGCACGCGTACGACACCGGCGACATGGAAGGCGACCACGTGTTTCGATCAGCTTGCCTGCTCGCGGCGGCGGTCGCCGCCACCACCCTCATGACCGCGTGCTCGAACGGATCCGGCGGGCCCGGCGGTTCCGACGACTCCGGCCAGACCGGGGCGGCGGCTGCGACGCTGACCGGCGACTGCGCGCAGTACCAGGCGTACGCCGGGCACGCGGGCAAGAAGGTGACGATGTTCGCCTCGATCATCTCGCCGGAGTCGGACTCGCTGCAGCAGTCCTGGAAGCAGTTCGAGGACTGCACGGGGATCACGATCCAGTACGAGGGATCGAACGACTTCGAGTCGCAGCTGCCGGTGCGGGTCAGCGGCGGCAACGCCCCCGACCTCGCGGTGATCCCCCAGCCGGGGCTGCTGGCGCAGATGGTGGCGAGCGGGCAGGTGGCCAAGCCCTCGGCGGGGACGCAGGCGAACGTCGACAAGTACTGGAACAAGTCCTGGAAGACCTACGGGACCGTCGACGGGACGTTCTACGCCGCACCGATGTCGGCGAACATGAAGTCGCTCGTCTGGTATTCGCCCAAGGCGTTCGCCGCGGCCGGCTACCAAATACCGACCACCTGGGAGGCGATGGTGGCGCTGTCGAACCAGGTCGCGGCGTCGGGCAAGAAGCCGTGGTGCGCCGGGATCGGGTCGGGGACGGCGACGGGCTGGCCGGCCACCGACTGGCTGGAGGAGGTCGTGCTGCGCAAGTACGGCGGCGCCGTGTACGACCAGTGGGTCAGCCACCAGATCACGTTCAGCGATCCGCGCATCGAGGACGCGATGAACACCGTCGCCGGGTGGATGCAGAACCCCGCCTGGGTCAACGGCGGATACGGGGACGCCAAGACGATCGCGTCCACGTCGTTCCAGGACGCCGGCAAGCCGATCCTCACCGGGCAGTGCCTGATGATGCAGCAGGCATCGTTTTACGAGCCGCAGTGGCCGAAGGGGACGAAGGTCGGCCCGGACGGCGACGTCTTCGCCTTCTACCTGCCGGGCATCTCCGCCTCGGTCCCGACTCCGGTGGAGGGCGGCGGGGAGTTCGTGACCGCGTTCTCCAGCCGGCCGGAGGTGCGGGCCGTCCAGGAGTACCTGTCGACGCCGGGCTGGGCGACCAGCCGGATCAAGGTGGCGCCGGGCTGGGTGTCGGCGAACACCGGGGTCGACCCCGCGGTCTACACCGATCCGATCGACGCCTTGTCGGCCAAATACCTGACCGATCCGAAGGCCACGTTCCGGTTCGACGCCTCGGACATGATGCCGGCCGCGGCCGGCTCGGGGGCGGAGTGGACCGCGATGACCGCGTGGTTCGGCGAGGGCAAGTCGGTGGCGCAGACCGCCAAGGCGATCGATGACGCCTGGCCGCGGTGA
- a CDS encoding carbohydrate ABC transporter permease encodes MPTAPTTLADSTLADAVTKSMNTAGAVIGFLAVLAALFAVAGRARGRWSRRTALAVFLVPALALLTVGLLIPAVRTIYLSLHGADGTRSVGMRNYVWAFTNDAIRQVLLNTVVWIVVAPIAATALGLGLAVLVDRMRHEALYKALIFLPMAVSFVGASIIWKFVYEYRAPGEHQIGLLSQVFMTLGWKNPPNWLLSHPLNNFLLMVILVWVQTGFAMVVLSAAIKAVPTDIVEAAKLDGARGVRVFVFVTLPMIRNTMIVVLTTIMITTLKVFDIVRTMTGGNFGTQVLANEMYSQSFVQFNTGRGSALAVILFLAVLPLVGYNIVRLRKERVAR; translated from the coding sequence ATGCCCACTGCACCCACGACGCTTGCCGACTCCACGCTCGCCGACGCCGTGACCAAGTCCATGAACACCGCCGGTGCGGTCATCGGATTCCTCGCCGTCCTTGCGGCGCTGTTCGCCGTCGCCGGCCGGGCCCGCGGCCGGTGGTCCCGCCGGACGGCTCTGGCGGTGTTCCTCGTCCCGGCATTGGCGCTGCTCACCGTGGGACTGCTCATCCCGGCCGTCCGCACCATCTATCTCAGCCTGCATGGTGCCGACGGCACGCGCTCCGTCGGGATGCGGAACTACGTGTGGGCGTTCACGAACGACGCGATCCGGCAGGTCCTGCTCAACACAGTGGTGTGGATCGTCGTCGCGCCGATCGCGGCGACCGCGCTCGGGCTGGGGCTGGCGGTCCTGGTCGACCGGATGCGCCATGAGGCGCTCTACAAGGCTCTGATCTTCCTGCCGATGGCGGTCTCGTTCGTCGGCGCCAGCATCATCTGGAAGTTCGTCTACGAATACCGTGCGCCGGGCGAGCACCAGATCGGTCTGCTGTCCCAGGTGTTCATGACTCTGGGCTGGAAGAACCCGCCGAACTGGCTGCTGTCCCATCCGCTGAACAACTTCCTGCTGATGGTCATCCTGGTGTGGGTGCAGACCGGCTTCGCCATGGTCGTGCTGTCGGCGGCCATCAAGGCGGTGCCCACGGACATCGTCGAGGCCGCGAAGCTGGACGGCGCGCGCGGCGTGCGGGTGTTCGTCTTCGTCACGCTGCCGATGATCCGGAACACCATGATCGTGGTGCTGACCACCATCATGATCACCACGCTGAAGGTGTTCGACATCGTGCGCACGATGACCGGCGGCAACTTCGGCACGCAGGTCCTGGCCAACGAGATGTACTCCCAGTCCTTCGTGCAGTTCAACACCGGGCGGGGCAGCGCGCTCGCGGTGATCCTGTTCCTGGCCGTGCTGCCGCTCGTCGGCTACAACATCGTCCGACTGCGGAAGGAGCGTGTGGCGCGATGA
- a CDS encoding carbohydrate ABC transporter permease, which yields MSERVRRSLSGPLASLAVIVVTVLWTIPTFGLFVSSLRPAGQVADSGWWTVFTHPSLTLANYHTVLFEGGFGVSGGLMPYLVNSLAIAIPATLFPLVIAAMAAYALAWIRFKGSSVIFFGIFALQVVPLQMALIPLLRLFSQGVHVGNVAIIPSPHLAGTYVPVWVAHTIFALPLAIFLLHNFIAQLPREVMEAAVMDGASHFKIFRSIVVPLAAPALASFAIFQFLWVWNDLLVALTFAGGTPQVAPLTARLAQLAGGFGSRWELLTAGAFVSIVIPLIVFFSLQRFFVRGLVAGSVKG from the coding sequence ATGAGTGAGCGTGTGCGGCGGTCGTTGAGCGGTCCGCTCGCGAGCCTGGCCGTCATCGTCGTGACGGTGCTGTGGACCATCCCGACCTTCGGGTTGTTCGTCAGCTCCCTGCGACCGGCGGGGCAGGTGGCCGACTCCGGGTGGTGGACCGTGTTCACGCATCCGTCCTTGACGTTGGCCAACTACCACACGGTGCTGTTCGAAGGCGGCTTCGGAGTCTCCGGCGGGCTCATGCCCTACCTGGTCAACTCCCTGGCCATCGCCATCCCGGCGACCTTGTTCCCGCTGGTCATCGCCGCGATGGCGGCCTACGCACTGGCCTGGATCCGGTTCAAGGGCAGCAGCGTGATCTTCTTCGGCATCTTCGCCCTCCAGGTGGTGCCGTTGCAGATGGCGCTGATTCCGTTGCTCCGCCTGTTCTCCCAGGGAGTACACGTCGGGAACGTCGCCATCATCCCGAGCCCGCATCTGGCCGGTACCTACGTCCCGGTCTGGGTCGCGCACACCATCTTCGCGCTGCCGCTGGCGATCTTCCTGCTGCACAACTTCATCGCCCAACTCCCCCGCGAGGTGATGGAGGCCGCGGTGATGGACGGCGCCAGCCACTTCAAGATCTTCCGCTCGATCGTGGTGCCGCTGGCCGCGCCCGCGCTGGCCTCCTTCGCCATCTTCCAGTTCCTGTGGGTGTGGAACGATCTGCTCGTCGCGCTCACCTTCGCCGGCGGCACGCCGCAGGTCGCGCCGCTCACCGCGCGGCTGGCGCAGCTGGCCGGCGGGTTCGGCAGCCGGTGGGAACTGCTCACCGCCGGGGCGTTCGTCTCCATCGTGATCCCGCTCATCGTCTTCTTCAGCCTGCAGCGGTTCTTCGTGCGCGGCCTGGTCGCCGGGTCGGTCAAGGGATGA
- a CDS encoding LacI family DNA-binding transcriptional regulator, whose protein sequence is MSTADSDGAVLMPRIDQTGAAVGDSSLTDVAVRAGVSTATVSRALRGLPSVTEETRARIKAVADELGYVVSPSASRLATGRTHTVGVIVPSIDRWFSGQVIKGVEQVLRAAGYDLLFYNLGDDEGRARFFEAMPLRRRVDAVLVLSVPLQDPEVAKLRSLHLPIGLVGASADTFSSVRIDDLAGAATAVRHLIGLGHRDIALISGGTDVPPHFTTPTDRRRGYLDALAASGIGYDPALEAAGDFTITGGERAMSHLLGRPHHPTAVFALCDEMAFGAMRVLRTSGLRIPRDISVIGFDDHEMSDLLDLTTIRQPVVEQGATIARLLLDRLSAEAHTRPHQNEVSLPTQLVVRGSTAPRRARRA, encoded by the coding sequence ATGAGCACGGCCGATTCCGACGGCGCTGTCCTGATGCCGCGCATCGATCAGACCGGAGCCGCTGTGGGCGACAGCAGCCTCACCGACGTCGCCGTGCGCGCGGGGGTCTCGACGGCGACGGTCTCGCGGGCGCTGCGCGGGCTGCCGTCGGTGACCGAGGAGACGCGGGCGCGGATCAAGGCGGTCGCCGACGAACTGGGCTATGTGGTCTCCCCCAGCGCGTCGCGGCTGGCCACCGGGCGCACGCACACCGTCGGCGTCATCGTGCCCTCCATCGACCGCTGGTTCTCCGGCCAGGTCATCAAAGGAGTCGAGCAGGTCCTCCGCGCCGCCGGCTACGACCTCCTGTTCTACAACCTCGGCGACGACGAAGGCCGCGCCCGCTTCTTCGAGGCGATGCCCCTGCGCCGCCGCGTGGACGCGGTCCTGGTACTTTCCGTGCCCCTGCAGGACCCCGAAGTCGCCAAACTGCGCTCCCTGCACCTGCCGATCGGCCTGGTGGGCGCCTCAGCCGACACCTTCTCCAGCGTCCGCATAGACGACCTCGCCGGCGCCGCCACCGCCGTCCGCCACCTGATCGGCCTCGGCCACCGCGACATCGCCCTGATCTCCGGCGGCACCGACGTCCCCCCGCACTTCACCACCCCCACCGACCGCCGCCGCGGCTACCTGGACGCCCTGGCCGCATCAGGCATCGGCTACGACCCCGCCCTCGAAGCCGCCGGCGATTTCACCATCACCGGCGGCGAACGCGCCATGAGCCACCTCCTGGGCCGCCCCCACCACCCCACCGCCGTCTTCGCCCTCTGCGATGAAATGGCCTTCGGCGCCATGCGCGTCCTGCGCACATCAGGCCTCCGCATCCCCCGCGACATCTCCGTCATCGGCTTCGACGACCACGAAATGTCCGACCTCCTCGACCTGACCACCATCAGGCAGCCGGTGGTGGAACAGGGCGCGACAATCGCCCGCCTCCTCCTGGACCGCCTATCAGCAGAGGCACACACCCGCCCGCACCAGAACGAGGTCTCGCTGCCGACACAGTTGGTAGTGCGCGGCAGCACGGCGCCGAGGCGCGCCCGACGCGCCTGA
- a CDS encoding TetR/AcrR family transcriptional regulator, producing MVVKREGPTHRQRQALATKEQIAAAGRKLFAERGYVATTITAISEAADIPVPTIYSAFGNKAAILKDITQRAVAPLDVKGRYEQVVADPDPVSGLRRAAQMQREQFETMYDVMTVTMEAVRTDPEIAEMLRGIMASRERAYRAHLETVAAHLAPAMTVDEGVDVYVTLVLPEIYHSLVVERGWSPDRYETWLGDNLIRQLLGTR from the coding sequence GTGGTTGTCAAGCGGGAAGGCCCGACTCACCGCCAGCGGCAGGCGCTGGCGACGAAGGAGCAGATCGCCGCGGCCGGAAGGAAGCTGTTCGCCGAACGCGGGTACGTCGCGACCACGATCACCGCCATCTCCGAGGCCGCGGACATCCCCGTGCCGACCATCTACTCGGCGTTCGGGAACAAGGCCGCGATCCTGAAGGACATCACGCAGCGGGCCGTCGCGCCCCTGGACGTGAAAGGCCGGTACGAGCAGGTGGTGGCCGACCCGGACCCGGTGAGCGGCCTGCGCCGGGCGGCACAGATGCAGCGCGAGCAGTTCGAGACCATGTACGACGTCATGACCGTCACGATGGAAGCGGTCCGCACCGATCCCGAGATCGCCGAGATGCTGCGCGGGATCATGGCCAGCCGGGAACGGGCCTACCGCGCGCACCTGGAGACCGTCGCCGCGCACCTGGCGCCCGCGATGACCGTCGACGAGGGCGTGGACGTCTACGTCACGCTGGTGCTTCCCGAGATCTACCACAGCCTCGTCGTGGAACGCGGCTGGAGCCCGGACCGCTATGAGACCTGGCTCGGCGACAACCTCATCCGGCAGCTGCTCGGGACGCGGTGA
- a CDS encoding phosphotransferase has product MNAEPRITVTGGAHIGRAAPEAARLTAIGRAAAGRDDLTLRSVAYSAVDYPGNTIATEALVRARLELTAPDGTGVEARLFVKELRSAEHWPLFGVLPQELRADFVDFPWRLEIAAYTGPLRDQLPPGMRLPRLHAVDELGPGRAAMWLEDVDEPRDLTWDSDRFARAAYLLGRMSARRRFGEVAPILGAATRPAEPNSALRYLVYGRVRNVFVPAIVSEELWAHPVVAAALAAVQDPGLVADLRAWTSRIEELLAYCDSLPMTYAHGDASPQNLLVSAQEPDGFVLIDFGLHCPLPVGHDLGQLVVGLCHAGIQPADQLPEISRVILAAHARGLAAEGHPATIEQIRGGYLAGLILRSGLSTIPLETLNHLDEASSDQVVELWVERLRTTRALLDLAAHHTDHEF; this is encoded by the coding sequence ATGAATGCCGAGCCCAGGATCACCGTGACCGGCGGCGCGCACATCGGACGGGCCGCCCCCGAGGCCGCGCGGCTGACCGCGATCGGCCGGGCCGCCGCCGGCCGCGACGACTTGACCCTGCGGTCGGTGGCCTACAGCGCCGTGGACTACCCCGGGAACACCATCGCCACCGAGGCGCTCGTGCGCGCCCGCCTGGAGCTGACCGCCCCGGACGGCACCGGGGTCGAAGCGCGCCTGTTCGTCAAGGAACTGCGATCCGCCGAGCACTGGCCGCTGTTCGGCGTGCTCCCCCAGGAGCTGCGCGCCGACTTCGTGGACTTTCCGTGGCGGCTGGAGATCGCCGCCTACACCGGTCCGCTGCGCGATCAGTTGCCGCCAGGGATGCGCCTGCCGCGGTTGCACGCCGTGGACGAACTCGGTCCCGGCCGCGCCGCGATGTGGCTGGAAGACGTCGACGAGCCGCGCGACCTCACCTGGGACTCCGACCGGTTCGCCCGTGCGGCGTACCTGCTGGGCCGGATGTCCGCGCGCCGACGCTTCGGGGAGGTCGCTCCGATCCTCGGGGCGGCCACCCGGCCGGCCGAGCCGAATTCGGCGTTGCGCTACCTGGTCTACGGACGCGTCCGGAACGTGTTCGTCCCGGCGATCGTCAGCGAGGAGTTGTGGGCGCACCCGGTCGTCGCCGCCGCGCTGGCCGCCGTCCAGGACCCGGGGCTCGTCGCCGATCTGCGCGCCTGGACGAGCAGGATCGAGGAGCTGCTGGCCTACTGCGACAGCCTGCCGATGACCTACGCCCACGGCGACGCCAGTCCGCAGAACCTGCTGGTCTCCGCCCAGGAACCCGACGGGTTCGTCCTCATCGACTTCGGCTTGCACTGCCCGCTGCCGGTCGGCCATGACCTGGGCCAGCTGGTGGTAGGGCTCTGCCACGCCGGAATCCAGCCCGCCGATCAGCTCCCGGAGATCTCCCGCGTCATCCTCGCCGCCCACGCGCGGGGACTGGCCGCCGAAGGGCACCCCGCCACGATCGAGCAGATCCGCGGCGGATACCTGGCCGGGCTCATCCTGCGCTCCGGCCTCAGCACGATCCCGTTGGAAACGCTGAACCACTTGGACGAGGCGTCCAGCGACCAGGTCGTCGAGCTCTGGGTCGAGCGACTGCGCACGACCCGCGCGCTCCTGGACCTGGCAGCCCACCACACCGATCACGAGTTCTGA
- a CDS encoding cell wall-binding repeat-containing protein: MNRHTRALAFTATSALLIAAAEGGAPARAADIASGSIIFTQTVPGTAVGLVITNPDGSGTHLLHPSGNGLSATSQIFEPAVSPDGSRVAFGDVASRAVWVAGVDGSRPVRISSPTGSAVDSEPTWSPDGTSVFFTRRAGTAQIMKASADGDHDEAAVFFPTGTNDTEPSVAVNGDLAFERNVNGTSTIFVLAAGAGSATPFANGARPAWSPDGSRLAYDRGSALLVKTRAGQESLIGTSGVQASRPAWAADGAHIAFEGSVPGHHRQIWVVDTSTLTVSPVGAEPPDGVVENAPAWQTIRKTTVDRVGGADRIDTAVAASHLGYDTPNANGTGTNGGRVANAVVLSRSDTFADALAGSALAGSLNGPLLLTPTASLDARTAAEITRCLRPGGTVFLLGDSGALSSKVQAQVLALGFQVRRLAGPDRYATAAAIAAAITPNPVTILVATGANFPDALAAGAGAAGVPGTVVVLSADRVLPGSTAAYLAAHAGPTTRLIGVGDQGVAALRTAFPAGRVQSAAGADRFATAAAVAQTFFTGVKAPRVVGLATGFNWPDALAGGALLGANNGPLLLADKTGIPASEADYLRTEAGAISEVIVNGDTGVVSGNAAASVANVVGVFGQANFFDNRRAPVLP; the protein is encoded by the coding sequence ATGAACAGGCACACGAGGGCTCTGGCCTTCACAGCGACATCGGCGTTGCTCATCGCCGCCGCGGAGGGCGGGGCTCCGGCCCGCGCGGCCGACATCGCGTCCGGTTCCATCATCTTCACGCAGACGGTCCCCGGGACGGCCGTGGGCCTGGTCATCACCAATCCGGACGGCTCCGGCACCCATCTCCTACATCCGTCCGGAAACGGGCTGTCCGCGACATCGCAGATCTTCGAGCCGGCGGTCTCCCCGGACGGCAGCCGCGTCGCCTTCGGCGACGTCGCCAGCCGGGCGGTCTGGGTGGCCGGCGTCGACGGTTCGCGCCCGGTCCGCATCAGCAGCCCGACCGGCTCCGCGGTCGACAGCGAGCCGACATGGTCGCCCGACGGCACGTCGGTCTTCTTCACCCGGCGCGCGGGCACCGCGCAGATCATGAAGGCCTCGGCCGACGGCGACCACGACGAGGCCGCGGTGTTCTTCCCGACCGGGACCAACGACACCGAGCCGAGCGTCGCCGTCAACGGCGACCTGGCCTTCGAACGGAACGTCAACGGAACGAGCACCATCTTCGTCCTGGCGGCCGGCGCCGGCAGCGCGACGCCGTTCGCGAACGGCGCCCGGCCCGCGTGGTCGCCGGACGGCTCGCGGCTCGCGTACGACCGGGGATCGGCGCTCCTGGTGAAGACCAGGGCCGGCCAGGAGAGCCTGATCGGTACCAGCGGCGTGCAGGCGTCTCGCCCGGCCTGGGCCGCCGACGGAGCCCACATCGCCTTCGAGGGCAGCGTGCCGGGCCACCACCGGCAGATCTGGGTCGTCGACACCAGCACCCTGACCGTGTCCCCGGTCGGCGCCGAGCCTCCGGACGGCGTCGTGGAGAACGCCCCGGCCTGGCAGACGATCCGCAAGACCACGGTCGACCGGGTCGGCGGGGCGGATCGCATCGACACGGCCGTGGCCGCCTCGCACTTAGGCTACGACACCCCGAACGCGAACGGCACCGGCACGAACGGAGGACGCGTCGCCAACGCGGTCGTGCTCTCCCGCTCCGACACCTTCGCCGACGCCCTCGCCGGCTCGGCGCTGGCCGGCAGCCTCAACGGGCCGCTGCTGCTGACGCCGACCGCGAGCCTGGACGCGCGGACCGCCGCGGAGATCACCCGCTGCCTGCGCCCCGGCGGCACGGTCTTCCTGCTCGGCGACTCCGGCGCGCTGTCGTCGAAGGTGCAGGCGCAGGTCCTCGCCCTCGGATTCCAGGTACGGCGGCTCGCCGGGCCGGACCGGTACGCCACCGCCGCCGCGATCGCCGCCGCGATCACCCCGAACCCCGTCACGATCCTGGTCGCCACCGGCGCCAACTTCCCCGACGCCCTCGCCGCCGGCGCCGGCGCCGCGGGCGTGCCCGGTACGGTCGTCGTGCTGTCCGCCGACCGGGTGCTGCCGGGATCCACCGCCGCGTACCTCGCCGCCCACGCCGGCCCGACCACGCGGCTGATCGGGGTCGGGGACCAGGGCGTCGCGGCCCTGCGGACCGCGTTCCCGGCCGGCCGCGTCCAATCCGCCGCCGGCGCCGACCGGTTCGCCACCGCCGCCGCCGTCGCGCAGACCTTCTTCACCGGCGTCAAAGCACCCCGCGTCGTCGGCCTGGCCACCGGCTTCAACTGGCCCGACGCCCTGGCCGGCGGCGCCCTGCTCGGCGCCAACAACGGACCGCTGCTGCTGGCGGACAAGACGGGCATCCCGGCGTCGGAGGCGGATTATCTGCGGACCGAGGCCGGAGCCATCAGCGAGGTGATCGTGAACGGCGATACCGGAGTCGTGTCCGGCAACGCCGCGGCGAGCGTGGCCAACGTCGTCGGCGTCTTCGGGCAGGCGAACTTCTTCGACAACCGGCGCGCGCCGGTGCTGCCGTAG